The Pseudomonas berkeleyensis genome includes a region encoding these proteins:
- a CDS encoding PAS domain S-box protein → MNSVPRPIPIRWIVIGGSLCLAIFFALLGCQALHEREALWQLQMNKQAEAQRLALQSFQHGLRERAQLLAEAIAADAWVAELVRQAQALPTGDQSALASIRNQLYTRLAPRWRNLQTHRPFRLYVHLAGDAQVLLRVHQPQHFADTPSTVSPLVMETLRSNRSQAGLTQNHDSIDMHAIAPLQVDDQSGLRSVGAIGVTMNMLDDLPQLDQDLGSGIAVLASTAQDAKDTATEDHGWRLISQSRPQAQRWLNAGELPEPEQGGTQRLLEDDGRHYLLSQLVLASADSRPTATALTWRDISELYAVHVHDKRWLVGKWLLAWCGAETLLLILLRATRRSTQRLMQRQQSALHALNEIAALPNLSSREQLREALRMGADYFELPLGVIGLIDDDNYRVLVQVSPNGELQDGQLFNLGETYCSLAFVQDDVLSIERMTTSPYREHPCYQRFALESYIGIAIWVGGRRVGTLAFCDQQMRERPFDENEREFLRLFARWVSAILERDQQEQARQTLLERLASIIEGTDVGTWEWNVQSGATVFNERWAQMLGYRLDELQPTTVETWKRLCHPDDRLPSEQLLRRHFAGEVASYDSQIRMRHRDGRWLWIQVRGRLSSRDELGRPLLMYGTHTDISEARRREDAVIDARAFLQTLLDSAIGVSIVATDPEGLITLFNSGAERLLGYRSEEVVGLRTPVCFHLPSEIAARASELTRLAGRPVEGVEVFNHNIRGGEPETRQWTYLHKDGSQRLVNLTTNAIFDANGQITGFLGIASDISALQQATRALQQSESRFRGLVANLPGVVYRCSNDSSWSMRYISDEILSLTGYPPTDFIDNRVRSFSSIVHPDDLPITYRANDSIARHEVLELTYRLRHADGHSVWVREKGRGEYDSQGRLVWIDGFIWDISERKVMEDELRLSQHMFSSAFATAPQGMALVAIDGRWLEVNDELCRMLDYSREELLALDFQRITHPDDLDADLRNVDDLLAGRISAYQMEKRYLDKHGQVLWVLLSTAVVRDGEGRPVHLVAQIQDFSDRVAAERAIREHEHYLSTLLDNVIDAIVTLDETGQIETFNHAAERIFGYRQADIAGQNITRLIPPSADHGSPRTWALGQPRELEGLRHNGERFALELAVSQISHQGQARFIAVIRDIAERKRIEQMKNEFVSTVSHELRTPLTAIAGSLGLINGGALGEVPQAMRQMLSIAQANSQRLSELINDLLDMEKLVAGKMRFDLQTLPLKPLLEQAVLHNQPYADQHQVRLNLQVEDDAPVRVDAQRLAQVLANLLSNAAKFAPAGTTVEVHLGNAGQYLRTSVSDQGPGIPAAFHSRIFAKFSQADSGDTRHKGGTGLGLAICKEIIERMGGRIGFNSVPGQGATFWFELPRDSEPGS, encoded by the coding sequence TTGAACAGCGTGCCACGGCCGATCCCAATCCGCTGGATCGTGATCGGCGGCAGTCTGTGTCTGGCGATCTTCTTCGCCCTGCTCGGATGCCAGGCGTTGCATGAGCGCGAAGCGCTCTGGCAGTTGCAGATGAACAAGCAGGCGGAGGCCCAGCGCCTGGCCTTGCAGAGCTTCCAGCATGGCCTGCGTGAACGTGCTCAACTGCTCGCAGAAGCCATCGCCGCCGATGCCTGGGTTGCGGAGCTGGTGCGCCAGGCCCAAGCTCTGCCGACAGGCGACCAGAGCGCTCTGGCCAGCATCCGCAATCAGCTCTATACGCGTCTGGCGCCGCGCTGGCGCAATCTGCAGACACATCGCCCCTTTCGCCTTTACGTGCACCTGGCAGGCGATGCACAGGTATTGCTGCGCGTTCATCAGCCCCAGCATTTCGCCGATACACCAAGCACCGTGAGCCCCCTGGTCATGGAAACCCTGCGCAGCAACCGCAGCCAAGCAGGGTTGACCCAGAATCACGACAGCATCGACATGCACGCCATCGCCCCCTTGCAGGTCGACGACCAATCCGGCCTGCGCTCGGTCGGCGCCATCGGCGTGACGATGAACATGCTCGATGACCTGCCACAGCTCGACCAGGATCTCGGCAGTGGTATCGCCGTGCTGGCGAGTACAGCGCAGGACGCCAAAGATACCGCCACTGAGGATCACGGCTGGCGCCTGATCAGCCAGTCCCGCCCTCAGGCGCAACGCTGGCTGAACGCAGGCGAACTGCCCGAGCCCGAGCAAGGCGGCACCCAGCGCCTGCTGGAAGATGACGGCCGCCATTACCTGTTGAGCCAGTTGGTACTGGCGAGTGCCGACTCGCGCCCGACGGCCACGGCACTGACCTGGCGGGACATCAGCGAGCTGTATGCCGTGCATGTGCACGACAAGCGCTGGCTGGTGGGCAAATGGCTGCTGGCCTGGTGCGGCGCCGAAACCCTGCTGCTGATTCTGCTACGCGCCACCCGACGCAGCACCCAACGGCTGATGCAACGCCAGCAGAGCGCCTTGCATGCGCTCAATGAAATCGCAGCCTTGCCGAACCTGAGCAGTCGCGAGCAATTGCGCGAAGCATTGCGCATGGGCGCGGATTATTTCGAGTTACCGCTCGGCGTGATCGGCCTGATCGATGACGACAACTACCGCGTACTGGTACAGGTCTCGCCCAACGGTGAACTGCAGGACGGTCAACTGTTCAACCTGGGCGAGACCTATTGCAGCCTGGCCTTCGTGCAGGACGATGTCCTCAGCATCGAGCGAATGACCACCTCGCCCTATCGCGAACACCCCTGCTACCAGCGCTTCGCCCTGGAAAGCTATATCGGCATCGCCATCTGGGTCGGCGGCCGGCGTGTCGGCACCCTGGCTTTTTGCGACCAGCAGATGCGCGAGCGCCCATTCGATGAAAACGAGCGCGAATTCCTCCGCCTGTTCGCTCGCTGGGTTAGCGCGATCCTCGAGCGCGACCAGCAGGAACAGGCGCGCCAGACGCTGCTCGAACGCCTGGCCAGCATCATCGAAGGTACCGACGTCGGCACCTGGGAATGGAACGTGCAAAGTGGCGCGACGGTATTCAACGAGCGCTGGGCGCAGATGCTCGGTTACCGTCTCGACGAGTTGCAGCCGACCACCGTGGAGACCTGGAAACGCCTCTGCCACCCCGATGATCGCCTGCCCAGCGAACAGCTGCTGCGTCGGCATTTCGCCGGTGAAGTGGCGTCCTACGACAGCCAGATCCGCATGCGCCACCGCGACGGTCGCTGGCTGTGGATACAGGTGCGCGGGCGTCTTTCCAGCCGTGACGAGCTGGGCCGTCCGTTGCTGATGTATGGCACCCATACCGATATCAGCGAGGCACGTAGGCGCGAGGACGCCGTGATCGACGCGCGCGCCTTCCTGCAGACGCTGCTGGATTCGGCCATCGGTGTATCGATCGTCGCCACTGACCCGGAGGGCCTGATCACCCTGTTCAACTCCGGCGCCGAACGCCTGCTGGGCTATCGCAGCGAGGAAGTCGTGGGCCTGCGCACGCCAGTCTGTTTCCACCTGCCAAGCGAGATCGCAGCGCGCGCCAGTGAACTCACTCGCCTCGCCGGCCGGCCGGTCGAAGGTGTCGAGGTGTTCAACCACAATATCCGTGGCGGCGAACCGGAAACCCGCCAGTGGACTTACCTGCACAAGGACGGCAGCCAACGCCTGGTCAACCTCACCACCAACGCCATCTTCGATGCCAACGGCCAGATCACCGGCTTTCTCGGCATCGCTAGCGACATCAGCGCCCTGCAGCAGGCCACACGTGCCCTGCAGCAGAGCGAGAGCCGCTTCCGCGGCCTGGTCGCCAACCTGCCTGGCGTGGTCTATCGCTGCTCCAACGACAGCAGTTGGAGCATGCGTTACATCAGCGACGAAATTCTCAGCCTCACCGGTTACCCACCCACGGACTTCATCGACAACCGCGTGCGCAGCTTCTCCAGCATCGTGCACCCGGACGACCTGCCCATCACCTACCGGGCCAACGACAGCATCGCCCGACATGAGGTGCTCGAGCTGACCTACCGATTACGCCATGCCGACGGTCACAGTGTCTGGGTGCGCGAGAAAGGCCGCGGCGAGTACGACTCGCAGGGCCGCCTGGTATGGATCGACGGCTTCATCTGGGACATCAGCGAACGCAAGGTGATGGAGGACGAACTGCGCCTGAGCCAGCACATGTTCAGCAGCGCCTTCGCCACCGCCCCACAGGGCATGGCCCTGGTGGCCATCGACGGGCGCTGGCTGGAGGTCAACGACGAGTTGTGCCGCATGCTCGACTACAGCCGCGAAGAACTGCTGGCCCTGGACTTCCAGCGCATCACCCACCCCGACGACCTCGACGCAGACCTGCGCAATGTCGACGACCTGCTGGCTGGGCGGATCAGTGCCTACCAGATGGAAAAGCGCTATCTCGACAAACACGGCCAGGTGCTCTGGGTTCTGCTCAGCACAGCCGTGGTACGCGATGGCGAAGGCCGGCCCGTGCATCTGGTCGCGCAGATCCAGGACTTCAGCGACCGGGTCGCCGCCGAACGGGCGATACGCGAGCACGAACACTACCTGAGCACCCTGCTCGACAACGTCATCGACGCCATCGTCACCCTCGACGAAACCGGCCAGATCGAAACCTTCAACCACGCCGCCGAGCGCATCTTCGGCTATCGCCAGGCCGATATCGCCGGCCAGAACATCACCCGTTTGATACCGCCATCCGCCGATCACGGCTCGCCACGCACCTGGGCCCTGGGCCAGCCGCGCGAGCTGGAGGGCCTGCGCCACAACGGTGAACGCTTCGCCCTGGAGCTGGCGGTATCGCAAATCAGCCACCAGGGCCAGGCGCGCTTCATCGCGGTGATCCGCGACATCGCCGAGCGCAAGCGTATCGAGCAGATGAAGAACGAGTTCGTCTCCACCGTCAGTCACGAACTGCGCACGCCACTGACCGCCATCGCCGGCTCGCTCGGCCTGATCAACGGTGGCGCGCTCGGCGAAGTCCCGCAGGCCATGCGCCAGATGCTGAGCATCGCCCAGGCCAACAGCCAGCGCCTGAGCGAGCTGATCAACGACCTGCTGGACATGGAAAAGCTGGTGGCCGGCAAGATGCGCTTCGACCTGCAGACGCTGCCGCTAAAACCGCTGCTGGAACAGGCCGTGCTGCATAACCAGCCCTACGCCGATCAACACCAGGTGCGCCTGAATCTGCAGGTGGAGGACGATGCGCCCGTACGCGTCGATGCCCAGCGCCTGGCCCAGGTGCTGGCCAACCTGCTGTCCAACGCCGCCAAGTTCGCCCCGGCCGGGACTACGGTCGAAGTGCACCTGGGCAATGCAGGGCAATACCTGCGTACCAGCGTCAGCGACCAGGGGCCGGGGATTCCGGCGGCGTTTCACTCGCGCATCTTCGCCAAGTTCTCCCAGGCCGACTCCGGCGACACCCGGCACAAGGGCGGCACCGGCCTGGGCCTGGCGATCTGCAAGGAAATCATCGAACGCATGGGTGGACGTATCGGCTTCAATTCGGTGCCGGGCCAGGGCGCGACCTTCTGGTTCGAGCTGCCGCGCGACAGCGAGCCCGGCTCATGA
- a CDS encoding response regulator, with protein sequence MTELKRILHVEDDPSIQAVAKVALEAVGGFQVLSCGSGQEALDQVQGFAPDFILLDVMMPGMDGPRTLELLRQLVDLERTPVAFMTAKVQPSEVAHYRSLGARDVIIKPFDPMQLASQVRQIWSERHG encoded by the coding sequence ATGACTGAACTCAAACGCATCCTTCACGTCGAGGACGACCCATCGATCCAGGCCGTGGCCAAGGTCGCGCTGGAAGCCGTCGGTGGTTTTCAGGTGCTCAGTTGTGGCAGTGGCCAGGAAGCCCTCGACCAGGTGCAGGGCTTCGCCCCCGACTTCATCCTGCTGGACGTGATGATGCCCGGCATGGATGGCCCCAGGACACTGGAGCTGCTGCGCCAGCTGGTCGACCTCGAACGGACGCCAGTGGCCTTCATGACCGCCAAGGTGCAGCCCAGCGAAGTCGCTCACTACCGCAGCCTGGGCGCACGCGATGTGATCATCAAGCCCTTCGACCCCATGCAGCTCGCCAGCCAGGTGCGACAGATCTGGAGCGAGCGTCATGGATAA
- a CDS encoding diguanylate cyclase domain-containing protein, with product MDKVPHALQQHLQQLGLQFSERLRQELPQLAQQAKQLLEVDESERERLLQNLRDQLHRLAGSAGTFGFAQLGQQARELEQQAERCLERLLRQHQNLNEFISALQELGEQPAIASAPQEPSDRKPKQPRNEDGSRHIYILEGEAAVGENMRQTLNNFGYHAEHFNSIAGLDAALQQRLPDALIIDAKLPDEASCGLEYANQLRARLEEPLPLLVLTDQQDDFATQLQAVRAGAMGLFSKPVDIPQLESRLERCFTQQSGEPYRVLIADDDQDLASRYSLVLRDAGMLVEVLHDPAQIFNHLRDFNPEVILLDVNMPDCTGPELAQIIRCNDDWLRIPIIYLSAETDFGKQMNALIKAGDDFVSKPISDNALVATVFSRAQRARLLSDALARDSLTGLLKHGDIKEQVAIELERALRSGDRASVVMLDIDHFKRVNDEHGHAAGDNVIRALANLLRQRLRRVDSLGRYGGEEFLAVLPDCTPQQAKLIVDEIRQRFAELHFIADGGEFSCTLSAGIAGTDLHSDADQLRERADRALYAAKHSGRNQVQVAE from the coding sequence ATGGATAAGGTTCCTCACGCCCTGCAACAGCATCTGCAACAGCTTGGCCTGCAATTCAGCGAACGCCTGCGCCAGGAGCTGCCGCAGCTAGCGCAGCAAGCCAAACAATTGCTGGAAGTGGATGAAAGCGAACGCGAGCGCCTGCTGCAGAACCTGCGGGATCAGTTGCACAGGCTGGCGGGCAGCGCCGGCACCTTCGGTTTCGCCCAGCTCGGCCAGCAAGCCCGCGAGCTGGAACAACAGGCCGAGCGCTGCCTGGAGCGCCTGCTGCGCCAGCACCAGAACCTCAACGAATTCATCAGCGCCCTGCAGGAGCTGGGCGAACAACCGGCAATCGCCAGCGCCCCGCAGGAGCCCAGCGATCGCAAACCCAAGCAGCCGCGCAACGAGGATGGCAGCCGCCATATCTACATCCTCGAAGGCGAAGCCGCGGTCGGCGAGAACATGCGCCAGACCCTGAACAACTTCGGCTACCACGCCGAGCACTTCAACTCCATCGCCGGGCTCGACGCGGCCCTGCAGCAGCGCCTGCCGGATGCTCTGATCATCGACGCCAAGCTACCCGATGAAGCCAGCTGCGGCCTGGAATACGCCAACCAGCTGCGCGCGCGTCTGGAGGAGCCTCTGCCGCTACTGGTGCTGACCGACCAGCAGGACGACTTCGCCACCCAGTTGCAAGCCGTGCGCGCCGGTGCCATGGGCCTGTTCAGCAAGCCGGTGGACATTCCGCAACTGGAAAGCCGCCTGGAACGCTGCTTCACCCAGCAGAGCGGCGAACCCTACCGGGTGCTGATCGCCGACGACGACCAGGATCTGGCCAGCCGCTACAGCCTGGTGCTGCGTGACGCCGGCATGCTGGTGGAGGTGTTGCACGATCCGGCGCAGATCTTCAATCACCTGCGCGACTTCAACCCCGAGGTGATCCTGCTCGACGTCAACATGCCGGACTGCACCGGCCCCGAACTGGCGCAGATCATCCGTTGCAACGACGACTGGCTGCGCATCCCGATCATCTACCTGTCGGCCGAAACCGATTTCGGCAAGCAGATGAACGCCCTGATCAAGGCTGGTGACGACTTCGTCAGCAAGCCGATCTCCGACAACGCACTGGTCGCCACCGTATTCTCCCGCGCTCAGCGTGCGCGCCTGCTCTCCGATGCCCTGGCGCGTGACAGCCTCACCGGCCTGCTCAAGCACGGCGACATCAAGGAGCAGGTGGCCATCGAGCTGGAGCGCGCCCTGCGCAGTGGTGACCGCGCCAGCGTGGTGATGCTCGACATCGACCACTTCAAGCGGGTCAACGACGAACACGGCCACGCCGCAGGGGACAACGTCATCCGCGCGTTGGCCAACCTGCTGCGCCAGCGCCTGCGCCGTGTCGACAGCCTGGGTCGTTATGGTGGGGAGGAGTTTCTCGCCGTGCTACCGGATTGCACGCCGCAGCAGGCCAAACTGATCGTCGACGAGATTCGCCAACGCTTCGCCGAACTGCACTTCATCGCCGATGGCGGGGAGTTTTCCTGCACCCTCAGCGCGGGCATCGCCGGCACCGACTTACACAGCGATGCCGATCAGTTGCGCGAACGCGCCGACAGGGCGCTATACGCCGCCAAGCACAGCGGGCGCAATCAGGTGCAGGTAGCGGAGTGA
- the cysW gene encoding sulfate ABC transporter permease subunit CysW — MKKPQDWRQWALVILGLLVVTLMLLVPLALIFTKALAGGLGLLWSNLGEDFMLHAIGLTLLVAAITVPLNLCFGICLAWCVTHYDFRGRKLLTTLIDIPYAVSPVVAGLCYLVVYGLESFVGRWFYDNGMQLMFAWPGIVMVTVFVTAPYVARILIPVMQAQGQDEETAAMCLGASGWQIFRRISLPKIKWALLYGVVVTNARAVGEFGAVSVVSGTIINQTLTLPLLVDQLNNDYKPAAAFTAAGLLACMALLTLFLKTFMEWRQRRLMQRAEA, encoded by the coding sequence ATGAAAAAGCCCCAAGATTGGCGCCAGTGGGCGCTGGTAATCCTCGGTCTGCTGGTAGTGACGCTGATGTTGCTGGTGCCGCTGGCCTTGATTTTCACCAAGGCGCTGGCCGGTGGCCTGGGCCTGTTGTGGAGCAACCTGGGCGAAGACTTCATGCTCCACGCCATTGGCCTGACCCTGCTGGTAGCGGCGATTACCGTGCCGCTGAACCTGTGCTTCGGCATCTGCCTGGCCTGGTGCGTGACCCACTACGATTTTCGTGGGCGCAAGCTGCTGACCACCCTGATCGACATTCCCTATGCGGTGTCGCCGGTGGTCGCTGGTCTCTGTTACCTGGTGGTCTACGGCCTGGAGAGCTTCGTCGGGCGCTGGTTCTACGATAACGGCATGCAACTGATGTTCGCCTGGCCGGGCATCGTCATGGTTACGGTGTTCGTCACCGCGCCTTACGTGGCGCGTATCCTGATTCCAGTGATGCAGGCCCAGGGCCAGGACGAGGAAACCGCCGCCATGTGCCTGGGCGCCAGCGGCTGGCAGATCTTCCGGCGCATCAGCTTGCCGAAGATCAAGTGGGCGCTGCTGTATGGCGTGGTGGTGACCAACGCCCGTGCGGTCGGTGAGTTCGGCGCGGTGTCGGTGGTGTCCGGCACCATCATCAACCAGACCCTGACCTTGCCGCTGCTGGTTGATCAGCTCAACAACGACTACAAGCCCGCGGCAGCCTTCACCGCAGCAGGTCTGCTGGCCTGCATGGCGCTGCTCACGTTGTTCCTCAAGACCTTCATGGAATGGCGTCAGCGCCGCCTGATGCAGCGCGCCGAGGCGTAG
- the cysT gene encoding sulfate ABC transporter permease subunit CysT: protein MSKPTLFFLQTPLLPGFGLSFGVSVLYLSLVILLPLSALLLYVSDMTWAQYWFAISDPRVVQTYKVTISAAFYSTLAVLVIGLLLAWIITRYDFPGRRIVDALVDLPFALPTSVAGLTLAALLVPNGWIGQWLGFKVAYAYAGIVVAMVFTSIPFVVRTVQPVLQDLGSEYEEAARTLGASRLQIFRKVILPTLTPALVTGGSQAFVRSLGEFGAVIMIAGNIPYQTEVSSLMIFVRLQEFNYPAAAAIASVILLASLTLLFLLQVVQGRLFAWQRQGR from the coding sequence GTGAGCAAACCCACGCTGTTCTTCCTGCAGACTCCGCTGCTGCCAGGCTTTGGCCTGAGCTTCGGCGTCAGTGTGCTGTACCTCTCGCTGGTGATCTTGCTGCCGTTGTCGGCGCTGCTGCTGTACGTCAGCGACATGACTTGGGCGCAGTACTGGTTCGCGATCAGCGATCCGCGTGTGGTGCAGACTTACAAGGTGACCATCTCCGCGGCGTTCTACTCGACCCTGGCGGTGCTGGTGATCGGCCTGCTGCTGGCCTGGATCATCACCCGTTACGATTTCCCCGGCCGACGCATCGTCGATGCGCTGGTCGATCTGCCCTTTGCCCTGCCGACTTCGGTGGCCGGCCTGACACTCGCCGCGCTGCTGGTACCCAACGGCTGGATCGGCCAGTGGCTGGGCTTCAAGGTGGCCTACGCCTACGCCGGTATCGTGGTGGCGATGGTGTTCACCAGCATTCCCTTCGTGGTGCGTACCGTGCAGCCGGTGCTGCAGGATCTCGGCTCGGAATACGAAGAAGCGGCACGTACCCTCGGCGCCAGCCGTTTGCAGATATTCCGCAAGGTGATCCTGCCGACCCTGACCCCAGCGCTGGTCACCGGTGGCTCGCAGGCCTTCGTGCGCAGCCTCGGCGAGTTCGGCGCGGTGATCATGATCGCCGGCAACATTCCCTACCAGACGGAAGTCAGCTCGCTGATGATTTTCGTCCGTCTGCAGGAATTCAATTACCCGGCGGCCGCAGCCATCGCTTCGGTGATTCTGCTCGCGTCGCTGACTCTTCTGTTCCTGCTGCAGGTGGTGCAGGGACGTCTGTTCGCATGGCAACGGCAAGGTCGATGA
- the cysP gene encoding thiosulfate ABC transporter substrate-binding protein CysP — protein sequence MLKKILLASVASATLLTGSLSHAAADTPFHNASYDIARELFGEINPLFVEHWKQQSGKEVKIIQSFAGSSRQAQDIIQGKKVDVVTFNQVSDVDILAKRGLLREDWAKQFPNNASPYYSTTAFLVREGNPKNIKSWDDLIRDDVKLVFPNPKTSGNARYSYLGAWLFANEKFNGDQEKVKAFVGKLLKNVENFPTGGRGATVAFAQNGQGDVLLTFESEVINIAGGDEFKSLNLEVVVPEVSVLAEFPVAIVDKVADERGTREQAKAFLDFQYSKDIQQLLTRYNYRVHNPEVVEATKAQFAPVRLINPNEILGSWDDITAKHFDNGGILDQLLATGR from the coding sequence ATGCTGAAGAAGATCCTCCTGGCCAGTGTGGCCAGCGCCACCCTGCTTACCGGCTCGCTGAGCCATGCAGCTGCCGACACGCCATTCCACAACGCCTCCTACGACATCGCCCGCGAACTGTTCGGCGAGATCAATCCGCTGTTCGTCGAGCACTGGAAGCAGCAGAGCGGCAAGGAAGTGAAGATCATCCAGTCCTTCGCCGGCAGCTCGCGCCAGGCGCAGGACATCATCCAGGGCAAGAAGGTCGACGTGGTCACCTTCAACCAGGTTTCCGACGTGGACATCCTGGCCAAGCGCGGCCTTCTGCGTGAAGACTGGGCCAAGCAGTTCCCCAACAACGCCTCGCCGTACTACAGCACCACCGCCTTCCTGGTGCGCGAAGGCAACCCGAAGAACATCAAGAGCTGGGACGACCTGATTCGCGATGACGTGAAACTGGTATTCCCCAACCCGAAAACTTCCGGCAACGCCCGCTACAGCTACCTGGGCGCCTGGCTGTTCGCCAACGAGAAATTCAACGGCGACCAGGAGAAGGTGAAAGCCTTCGTCGGCAAGCTGCTGAAGAACGTCGAGAACTTCCCCACTGGCGGCCGTGGCGCCACCGTGGCCTTCGCCCAGAACGGCCAGGGCGACGTGCTGCTGACCTTCGAATCGGAAGTGATCAACATCGCCGGCGGCGACGAGTTCAAGTCCCTCAACCTGGAAGTCGTGGTACCGGAGGTCAGCGTGCTGGCCGAATTCCCGGTCGCCATCGTCGACAAGGTTGCCGACGAGCGCGGCACCCGTGAGCAGGCCAAGGCCTTCCTCGACTTCCAGTACAGCAAGGACATCCAGCAGCTGCTGACCCGCTACAACTACCGTGTGCACAACCCGGAAGTGGTCGAGGCGACCAAGGCGCAGTTCGCTCCGGTACGCCTGATCAACCCGAACGAGATCCTCGGCAGCTGGGATGACATCACCGCCAAGCATTTCGACAACGGTGGTATTCTTGACCAGCTTCTGGCCACCGGTCGTTGA
- a CDS encoding TOBE domain-containing protein yields MTIKAINVRNQFKGNIKEIVIGDVLSEIDVQTAAGIVTSVITTRSVRELELQVGSEVIAFVKSTEVSIAKL; encoded by the coding sequence ATGACCATCAAAGCCATCAACGTGCGTAACCAGTTCAAAGGCAATATCAAGGAAATCGTCATCGGCGACGTACTGTCGGAAATCGACGTACAGACCGCTGCCGGTATCGTCACCTCGGTGATCACCACCCGTTCCGTGCGTGAACTGGAATTGCAGGTGGGCAGTGAAGTGATCGCCTTCGTGAAATCCACCGAAGTGTCCATCGCCAAGCTCTGA
- the ssuB gene encoding aliphatic sulfonates ABC transporter ATP-binding protein, producing the protein MTALHNIRQGIPLAIEKIEKSFGERQVLKGIDLHIPAGQFVAVVGRSGCGKSTLLRLLAGLDQPSVGQLLAGNGSLNAVREDIRLMFQDSRLLPWKRVIDNVGLGLSGNWRKQAEEALAAVGLADRANEWPAALSGGQKQRVALARALIHRPRLLLLDEPLGALDALTRIEMQQLIERLWQQHGFTVLLVTHDVAEAVAVADRVILIEDGQIGLDLDVQLVRPRPHGSPLLAALEARVLDRVLAQPELPTPPEPVSPLPTQLRWAL; encoded by the coding sequence ATGACAGCGCTGCATAACATCCGTCAGGGCATTCCCCTGGCGATCGAGAAAATCGAGAAATCCTTCGGCGAGCGTCAGGTGCTCAAGGGCATCGACCTGCATATCCCGGCTGGCCAGTTCGTCGCCGTGGTTGGCCGTAGCGGCTGTGGCAAGAGCACCTTGCTGCGCCTGCTGGCCGGTCTGGATCAGCCCAGCGTTGGCCAGTTGCTGGCCGGCAATGGCTCGCTCAACGCGGTGCGTGAAGACATTCGCCTGATGTTCCAGGACTCGCGTCTGCTGCCCTGGAAGCGGGTGATCGACAACGTCGGTCTGGGGCTTTCCGGCAACTGGCGCAAGCAGGCGGAAGAGGCGCTGGCGGCGGTCGGTCTGGCGGATCGCGCCAATGAGTGGCCGGCAGCACTGTCCGGCGGGCAGAAGCAGCGCGTGGCGCTGGCCCGTGCCTTGATCCATCGGCCGCGCCTGCTGCTGCTCGACGAGCCGCTGGGTGCGCTGGATGCCTTGACCCGTATCGAGATGCAGCAACTGATCGAGCGCCTGTGGCAGCAGCATGGCTTCACCGTGCTGCTGGTCACTCACGACGTTGCCGAAGCGGTCGCCGTGGCGGATCGGGTGATCCTGATCGAGGACGGTCAGATCGGCCTCGACCTCGATGTGCAACTGGTGCGCCCGCGACCGCATGGCTCGCCGCTGCTGGCGGCACTGGAAGCGCGCGTGCTCGATCGCGTGCTGGCGCAGCCGGAATTGCCGACGCCACCGGAACCCGTATCACCCCTGCCCACGCAATTGCGTTGGGCGCTTTGA
- the ssuC gene encoding aliphatic sulfonate ABC transporter permease SsuC, with translation MSNTTLHKLALRAAPWALPLGLLAAWQLAVASGWLSSRILPAPSAVLEAGWALLASGEIWQHLAISGQRAGIGFAIGGGIGLLLGFITGLSKWGERFLDSSVQMIRNVPHLALIPLVILWFGIDEAAKVFLVALGTLFPIYLNTYHGIRNVDPALVEMARSYGLSGFSLFRQVILPGALPSILVGVRFALGFMWLTLIVAETISASSGIGYLAMNAREFLQTDVVVLAILLYAVLGKLADVAARGLERVWLRWHPAYQAKAGGQ, from the coding sequence ATGAGCAACACGACCCTTCACAAACTGGCCCTGCGCGCCGCGCCCTGGGCCTTGCCGCTGGGGCTGCTGGCCGCCTGGCAACTGGCGGTGGCCAGTGGCTGGCTGTCCAGCCGTATCCTGCCGGCGCCCAGCGCCGTGCTGGAGGCTGGCTGGGCGCTGCTGGCCTCCGGCGAAATCTGGCAGCACCTGGCGATCAGTGGCCAGCGCGCCGGGATCGGCTTCGCCATCGGCGGTGGTATCGGCCTGCTGTTGGGCTTTATCACCGGCCTGTCGAAATGGGGCGAGCGCTTTCTCGACAGCTCGGTGCAGATGATCCGCAACGTGCCGCACCTGGCGCTGATCCCGCTGGTGATCCTCTGGTTCGGCATCGACGAGGCAGCCAAGGTGTTCCTGGTCGCGCTCGGCACGCTGTTCCCGATCTACCTCAACACCTACCACGGCATCCGTAACGTCGACCCGGCGCTGGTGGAGATGGCGCGCAGCTATGGCCTGTCCGGCTTCTCGCTGTTCCGTCAGGTGATCCTGCCCGGTGCGTTGCCGTCGATCCTGGTTGGCGTGCGTTTCGCCCTCGGCTTCATGTGGCTGACGTTGATCGTGGCGGAGACCATTTCCGCCAGCAGCGGCATCGGCTACCTGGCGATGAACGCCCGTGAATTCCTGCAGACCGATGTGGTGGTGCTGGCGATCCTGCTTTACGCGGTGCTCGGCAAGCTGGCCGACGTCGCCGCCCGTGGTCTCGAGCGCGTCTGGCTGCGCTGGCATCCGGCCTATCAGGCCAAGGCAGGTGGGCAATGA